A single window of Flavobacterium sp. 140616W15 DNA harbors:
- a CDS encoding helix-turn-helix domain-containing protein, whose amino-acid sequence MIEHRLSFSDMRINEIVDEFGFSDESHLNKFFKKHRNISLTGYRKAKTLMN is encoded by the coding sequence TTGATAGAACATCGATTAAGTTTTAGTGATATGAGGATCAATGAAATTGTAGATGAATTTGGTTTTTCTGACGAAAGTCATCTCAATAAATTTTTTAAGAAACACAGAAACATTAGTTTAACTGGTTATCGAAAGGCAAAAACTTTGATGAACTAA